One Archangium lipolyticum genomic window carries:
- a CDS encoding caspase family protein has translation MPISWRWLLSVALFASGPAYAVQRFALVIGANTGWAREQPLRHAVEDARKLAETLEQLGEFSREDITVLSEPTTDKVLWAFDQLAARAAGSREESLFLFYYSGHADDTYLHLRGPPLRLDALHRRIQALSPALKIGILDACQSGSILPKGGRPTRSFQLQVRDELALRGLVFLTSSGADELSQEARALAGSIFSTHLVSGLRGAADADRDGQVSLTEAYRHAYEHTLMDTASSPLGVQRPRVRIDLKGQGELVLTRLSRAGAIVVFPPGTRECVVTDGAEQRLLAEVPASSQRERRLGVGAGDYVLKCNAGGWYEVAPFKLAPGDVLRVSSLSFREVPFSQMVVTKGTGDDAQRGSLKRQGFRTLAEGRAEEALQLFEQALGEDRRDQEAFLGKARALLAMAEREEARGRSQVAKRLRAAAVMAYPRIEEELMAAAGGE, from the coding sequence GTGCCGATATCGTGGAGGTGGCTGCTCTCGGTGGCGCTGTTCGCCTCGGGCCCGGCGTACGCGGTGCAGCGCTTCGCGCTGGTGATTGGCGCCAACACGGGCTGGGCGCGGGAGCAGCCGCTGCGCCACGCGGTGGAGGACGCGCGCAAGCTGGCGGAGACGCTGGAGCAGCTGGGGGAGTTCTCCCGCGAGGACATCACCGTGCTGAGCGAGCCCACCACCGACAAGGTGCTCTGGGCGTTCGACCAGCTGGCGGCACGCGCGGCGGGCTCCCGGGAGGAGAGCCTCTTCCTCTTCTATTACTCGGGGCACGCGGACGACACGTATCTGCACCTGCGAGGCCCGCCGCTGCGCCTGGACGCGCTCCACCGCCGCATCCAGGCCCTCTCACCAGCGCTGAAGATCGGCATCCTCGATGCCTGCCAGAGCGGCTCCATCCTCCCCAAGGGGGGCCGGCCCACGCGCTCCTTCCAGCTCCAGGTGCGCGACGAGCTGGCGCTGCGAGGGCTCGTCTTCCTCACCTCCTCGGGGGCGGATGAGCTGTCACAGGAGGCGCGGGCCCTCGCGGGCTCCATCTTCTCCACCCACCTGGTGAGCGGCCTGCGGGGCGCCGCCGATGCGGACAGGGACGGGCAGGTGAGCCTGACGGAGGCCTACCGGCACGCCTACGAGCACACGTTGATGGACACGGCCTCCAGTCCGCTCGGTGTCCAGCGGCCGCGGGTGCGCATCGACCTGAAGGGCCAGGGCGAGCTCGTCCTCACGCGCCTGTCGAGGGCTGGCGCGATCGTGGTGTTCCCCCCGGGCACCAGGGAGTGCGTCGTCACGGATGGCGCGGAGCAGCGGCTGCTCGCGGAGGTTCCCGCCTCGTCCCAGCGGGAGCGGCGGTTGGGCGTGGGGGCCGGGGACTACGTCCTCAAGTGCAACGCGGGCGGGTGGTACGAGGTGGCCCCGTTCAAGCTGGCGCCCGGGGACGTGCTGCGCGTCTCCTCGCTGTCCTTCCGCGAGGTGCCCTTCTCCCAGATGGTGGTGACGAAGGGGACGGGGGATGACGCCCAGCGTGGCTCGCTCAAGCGGCAGGGATTCCGGACGCTCGCGGAGGGACGCGCCGAGGAGGCCCTCCAGCTCTTCGAGCAGGCGCTGGGCGAGGACCGGCGCGACCAGGAGGCCTTCCTGGGCAAGGCGCGCGCCCTGCTGGCGATGGCGGAGCGGGAAGAGGCACGTGGACGGTCCCAGGTGGCGAAGCGCCTGCGCGCGGCGGCGGTGATGGCGTACCCGCGCATCGAGGAGGAGTTGATGGCCGCGGCGGGAGGAGAGTGA
- a CDS encoding cytochrome P450 has product MSTQPLLPPGPLGFTPLQTFRFMRDATGFMRDCSTRYGDPFTAPLPVGNVVVTGDPEGIREIFSADPALFEPLGNLILAPAVGDNSMLLLGGQRHKRERKLLMPPFHGERMRAYGQMMRDLALEATGSLRPGGAFRAQDITQAISLEVIIHAVFGIDEPERVRRYREVFASYMESYTPLLMAARPLRRSFGGMGPWARFQRHVAVLDQLLTEELATRRGHEEGHIDILSMMLAARDEDGQPMKDEELKDELRTLLIAGHETTAIGMAWALYHLHRNPETLERLVAELAPLGARPEPEALMKLPYLGAVCDESLRLHPVVAVVGRRTRVPFTLRGRELPAGTGLMAAICLAHVDPKLYPEPDRFRPERFLERKFTPFEYLPFGGGARRCIGAAFAQYEMRVVLGTLLAAHRFSLANDKPERPVRRNVTIGPGRGVELVYQGPRQGGLA; this is encoded by the coding sequence ATGTCCACCCAACCGTTGCTGCCACCCGGGCCCCTCGGCTTCACCCCGCTGCAGACGTTCCGTTTCATGCGCGACGCCACCGGCTTCATGCGCGATTGCAGCACGCGCTATGGAGACCCGTTCACCGCGCCGCTGCCGGTGGGCAATGTGGTCGTCACGGGAGACCCGGAGGGCATCCGTGAAATCTTCAGCGCGGACCCGGCCCTCTTCGAGCCGCTGGGCAACCTCATCCTGGCGCCCGCGGTGGGGGACAACTCGATGCTGCTGCTGGGCGGGCAGCGCCACAAGCGCGAGCGCAAGCTGCTCATGCCTCCCTTCCACGGCGAGCGCATGCGCGCCTACGGGCAGATGATGAGGGACCTGGCCCTGGAGGCCACGGGCTCGCTGCGGCCCGGCGGCGCCTTCCGCGCGCAGGACATCACCCAGGCCATCTCCCTGGAGGTCATCATCCACGCCGTCTTCGGCATCGACGAGCCGGAGCGGGTGCGGCGCTACCGCGAGGTGTTCGCGAGCTACATGGAGTCCTACACCCCGCTGCTCATGGCGGCCAGGCCCCTGCGGCGCTCCTTCGGGGGCATGGGCCCCTGGGCGCGCTTCCAGCGCCACGTGGCGGTGCTGGACCAGCTGCTGACGGAGGAGCTCGCCACCCGGCGCGGTCACGAGGAGGGCCACATCGACATCCTCAGCATGATGCTCGCCGCGCGGGACGAGGACGGCCAGCCCATGAAGGACGAGGAGCTCAAGGACGAGCTGCGCACCCTGCTCATCGCCGGCCACGAGACCACGGCCATCGGCATGGCCTGGGCCCTCTACCACCTGCACCGCAACCCCGAGACGCTCGAGCGGCTGGTGGCGGAGCTGGCTCCGCTGGGCGCGAGGCCCGAGCCGGAGGCGCTCATGAAGCTGCCCTACCTCGGCGCGGTGTGTGACGAGTCGCTGCGCCTGCACCCCGTCGTGGCGGTGGTCGGCCGGCGCACGCGGGTCCCCTTCACCCTGCGCGGGCGCGAGCTGCCGGCCGGCACCGGCCTCATGGCCGCCATCTGCCTGGCGCACGTGGACCCGAAGCTCTACCCCGAGCCGGACCGCTTCCGCCCCGAGCGCTTCCTCGAGCGCAAGTTCACGCCCTTCGAGTACCTGCCCTTCGGTGGCGGGGCCCGGCGCTGCATCGGCGCGGCCTTCGCCCAGTACGAGATGCGGGTCGTCCTGGGCACGCTGCTGGCCGCGCACCGCTTCTCGCTGGCGAACGACAAGCCGGAGCGCCCCGTGCGCCGCAACGTCACCATCGGCCCCGGACGCGGCGTGGAGCTGGTGTACCAGGGCCCCCGCCAGGGAGGGCTCGCGTGA
- a CDS encoding TetR/AcrR family transcriptional regulator — translation MTEADETRARILEKAEQTFLAHGYSRVTMDDIATELRMSKKTLYRHFSSKEELGAAALEASMARFGEKLEALLGDERLDFGERLESFARTLAGRYASSALVLRDLQRDAPALWQRMLELRRASVQARFGAFLTAGVKAGAVRSDVEPRLVLRMVITLVDQLLRPDVLAELELSAEQLFPSMLGVILDGIRTGREMGRARLPARSPARPGR, via the coding sequence GTGACGGAGGCGGACGAGACGCGCGCGCGCATCCTGGAGAAGGCGGAGCAGACCTTCCTGGCCCACGGCTACTCGCGGGTGACGATGGACGACATCGCCACCGAGCTGCGGATGAGCAAGAAGACGCTCTACCGCCACTTCTCCAGCAAGGAGGAGCTGGGCGCGGCGGCCCTCGAGGCCAGCATGGCCCGGTTCGGCGAGAAGCTGGAGGCCCTCCTCGGCGACGAGCGGCTGGACTTCGGCGAGCGCCTGGAGAGCTTCGCGCGGACGTTGGCGGGCCGGTACGCGAGCTCGGCCCTGGTGCTCAGGGACTTGCAACGCGACGCGCCCGCGCTGTGGCAGCGGATGCTGGAGCTGCGGCGCGCCTCGGTGCAGGCCCGCTTCGGCGCGTTCCTCACCGCCGGGGTGAAGGCCGGGGCCGTGCGCTCGGACGTGGAGCCCCGGCTGGTGCTCCGCATGGTCATCACCCTGGTGGATCAGCTCTTGCGGCCGGACGTCCTGGCGGAGCTGGAGCTGAGCGCCGAGCAGCTCTTCCCCAGCATGCTGGGGGTGATTCTGGACGGCATCCGCACTGGGCGCGAAATGGGACGCGCTCGCCTGCCCGCCCGCTCTCCGGCCCGGCCAGGAAGGTAG
- a CDS encoding AAA family ATPase, translating to MNFPSRLHALAAFLPGALLRALLVDASRPHEGARLEQQGAVLFADLTGFTALAEAMNGAGPSGAERLRGILDAFFSRLIDTLTAHGGDVLRFAGDAVVVLWPAESPEELPRAVRLAARCAQAAQALIAGQEPVDGVRLRLKVGIGAGPVQLSDVGGEKGRWDFLVSGEPLLEMARAENAAQPGEILLGPEAWRLLGEAQGTPRGAAGWRLLEVKPVPLPQVRPPEPVPELEPALRSYLPLVVARRLEAGHGQWLSEFRTATVLFINLGDSDFAAGKRPEALQRALRTIQSVLFRYEGSANQVVVDDKGVVMVAAFGLPPLSHEDDAARAVQTALELRTALRAQGVSYRLGLATGRVFCGTTGGATRREYVMVGHTVNLAARLMQAAVDDILCDATTLRLASARLRFETLEPLRVKGITQPVPVFRPGQGAEGPGMSTRETRVVGRQEERSQLVSVVRALAERGVGGSVLLEGEAGLGKSVLVSELLERAHASGVSCVLGAGTAVERSSAYHAWRPVLSRLLGLDTLPDEATRTGRLMELLRARPEQEAWAPLLNGVLPVEVPENEVVRHMTASLRGANTRELLVQLLDRCVRERPRLVVLDDAHWMDSSSWELAVAVQRRVKRLLLVLSTRPPGEAATAEYRQLREAPGTLHLLLERMPHEDVLTLVRQRLGVRQLPAQVASLIRDRAEGHPFFSEELACALRDAGYLVIERGECRLVERSVERMALEMPGTIQGLLTSRIDRLTPQQQLTLKVASVLGRTFPVELLRAVHPVEKDRATLPEQLAELERLGLMRPEDSPVGPVYAFKHVLIQEAAYQLMAFSQRRELHRAVALLHERELEERGEELLPLLAHHWRMAEEHQRALELLERASETASSRGAHHETIAFLTQALELTTSGSVPVDELRHARWRARLGSAYHSLGETERSRSHCDSALQLLRKTRPTSLVGWGGRLSWELLRHLTRMALGRWLPAPRAATERERLKLTASIFSILTEQAFYADRLLEYFTSCLSAINLAEATRDFSPAALAYNAMGYTAGLGRMHGLSHRYFRRATSARSPITDVVQGSYHLTFGRWDEGMAQVEQGIGEARIINDRLTVCTGLEVLGMGLEMAREPGAAQYVRESMLRVAQEASNVVNAMWALTEMAPTLLQLDRLDEAVERLREAEALVPRADPLTVLRYHCNAALVSQRTGEHGRVLAHAREALRMLRKRPLVVWSDLTSLSALVQACLELWEEARTAGEALATEPRALAIESLQVLRKASRLYPVALSRAARLEGTRAWLEGRSDRAHTLWQRAIDHARTWRMPTDEGLAHAELARCVTEPALRASHAAQARQVFERLGATGSLRALDSWERPSHTRPETVPESSAL from the coding sequence ATGAATTTCCCTTCGAGGCTGCACGCACTGGCGGCTTTCCTGCCCGGCGCGCTGCTACGGGCGCTCCTGGTGGATGCGTCGCGTCCGCACGAGGGAGCGCGCCTCGAGCAGCAGGGCGCGGTGCTCTTCGCCGACCTGACGGGCTTCACCGCGCTGGCCGAGGCGATGAATGGCGCGGGCCCCTCCGGCGCCGAGCGCCTGCGCGGCATCCTCGACGCGTTCTTCTCGCGGCTCATCGACACGCTCACCGCGCACGGTGGGGACGTGCTGCGCTTCGCGGGAGACGCGGTGGTGGTGCTGTGGCCGGCGGAGTCCCCCGAGGAGCTGCCACGCGCGGTGCGGCTGGCGGCCCGGTGCGCGCAGGCGGCCCAGGCCCTCATCGCGGGGCAGGAGCCGGTGGACGGGGTGCGGCTGCGGTTGAAGGTAGGCATCGGCGCCGGGCCGGTGCAGCTCTCCGACGTGGGAGGTGAGAAGGGACGCTGGGACTTCCTCGTCTCGGGCGAGCCGCTGCTGGAGATGGCGCGGGCGGAGAACGCGGCGCAGCCGGGGGAAATCCTCCTCGGCCCCGAGGCCTGGCGGCTGCTGGGGGAGGCCCAGGGCACGCCCCGGGGCGCGGCGGGCTGGAGGCTGCTGGAGGTGAAGCCGGTGCCACTGCCGCAGGTGCGCCCTCCCGAGCCGGTGCCAGAGCTGGAGCCCGCGCTGCGCTCGTACCTGCCGCTGGTGGTGGCGCGCCGGCTGGAGGCCGGACACGGCCAGTGGCTGTCCGAGTTCCGCACCGCCACGGTGCTGTTCATCAACCTGGGCGACTCGGACTTCGCCGCCGGCAAGCGGCCCGAGGCGCTGCAACGCGCGCTGCGCACGATTCAATCCGTCCTCTTCCGCTACGAGGGAAGCGCCAACCAGGTGGTGGTGGACGACAAGGGCGTGGTGATGGTGGCGGCCTTCGGGCTGCCGCCGCTGTCGCACGAGGACGACGCGGCGCGGGCGGTGCAGACGGCGCTGGAGCTGCGCACGGCGCTGCGGGCCCAGGGCGTGTCCTACCGGCTGGGGCTGGCCACCGGGCGCGTCTTCTGCGGCACCACGGGCGGGGCCACGCGGCGCGAGTACGTGATGGTGGGCCACACGGTGAACCTCGCCGCGCGGCTGATGCAGGCGGCGGTGGACGACATCCTCTGTGACGCCACCACGCTGCGCCTGGCCTCGGCGCGGTTGCGCTTCGAGACGCTCGAGCCCCTGAGGGTGAAAGGGATTACCCAGCCGGTGCCGGTGTTCCGCCCGGGACAGGGCGCCGAGGGTCCGGGGATGTCCACCCGGGAGACGCGGGTGGTGGGCCGCCAGGAGGAGCGCTCCCAGCTGGTCTCGGTGGTGCGGGCCCTGGCGGAGCGGGGCGTGGGCGGCAGCGTGCTGCTCGAGGGCGAGGCGGGCCTCGGCAAGTCCGTGCTGGTGAGCGAGCTGCTGGAGCGGGCCCACGCCTCGGGGGTCTCCTGCGTGCTGGGTGCGGGTACCGCGGTGGAGCGCTCGTCGGCCTACCACGCGTGGCGCCCCGTCCTCTCGCGCCTGCTGGGGCTGGACACGCTGCCGGACGAGGCCACCCGCACCGGGCGGCTGATGGAGCTGCTGCGCGCCCGGCCCGAGCAGGAGGCCTGGGCCCCCCTGCTCAACGGCGTGCTGCCGGTGGAGGTGCCGGAGAACGAGGTGGTGCGGCACATGACCGCCTCGCTGCGTGGCGCCAACACGCGCGAGCTGCTGGTGCAGCTGCTCGACAGGTGTGTCCGGGAGCGCCCGCGCCTGGTGGTGCTGGACGACGCGCACTGGATGGACTCCTCCTCGTGGGAGCTGGCGGTGGCCGTGCAGCGGCGGGTGAAGCGGCTGCTGCTGGTGCTCTCCACGCGCCCTCCGGGAGAGGCGGCCACCGCCGAGTACCGCCAGCTGCGCGAGGCTCCCGGCACCCTGCACCTGCTCCTGGAGCGGATGCCGCACGAGGACGTGCTGACGCTGGTACGCCAGCGGCTGGGGGTGCGCCAGCTGCCCGCCCAGGTGGCCTCCCTCATCCGGGACCGGGCCGAGGGCCACCCCTTCTTCAGCGAGGAGCTGGCGTGCGCCCTGCGTGACGCGGGCTACCTCGTCATCGAGCGCGGCGAGTGCCGGCTGGTGGAGCGCTCCGTGGAGCGCATGGCGCTGGAGATGCCCGGCACCATCCAGGGCCTGCTCACCAGCCGCATCGACCGGCTCACGCCCCAGCAGCAGCTCACCCTGAAGGTGGCCAGCGTGCTCGGCCGCACCTTCCCCGTCGAGCTGCTGCGCGCCGTGCACCCCGTGGAGAAGGACCGCGCCACGCTGCCGGAGCAGCTCGCCGAGTTGGAGCGGCTGGGATTGATGCGGCCGGAGGACTCGCCGGTGGGCCCGGTGTATGCCTTCAAGCACGTGCTCATCCAGGAGGCGGCCTACCAGCTCATGGCCTTCTCCCAGCGCAGGGAGCTGCACCGGGCGGTGGCGCTGCTGCACGAGCGCGAGCTGGAGGAGCGCGGCGAGGAGCTGCTGCCCCTGCTGGCGCACCACTGGCGGATGGCGGAGGAGCACCAGCGGGCACTGGAGCTGCTGGAGCGAGCCTCGGAGACCGCCTCCTCGCGCGGGGCCCACCACGAGACCATCGCCTTCCTCACCCAGGCCCTGGAGCTGACCACCAGCGGCTCCGTGCCGGTGGACGAGCTGCGCCATGCCCGCTGGCGTGCGCGGCTGGGCAGCGCGTACCACTCCCTGGGCGAGACGGAGCGCAGCAGGAGCCATTGCGACAGCGCCCTGCAACTGCTGAGGAAGACGCGGCCCACCTCCCTGGTGGGCTGGGGCGGCCGGCTGTCATGGGAGTTGCTACGGCACCTGACGCGCATGGCCCTGGGGCGCTGGCTGCCGGCACCGCGCGCGGCCACGGAGCGGGAGCGGCTCAAGCTCACCGCCAGCATCTTCAGCATCCTCACCGAGCAGGCCTTCTACGCGGACCGGCTGCTGGAGTACTTCACCTCCTGCCTGTCCGCCATCAACCTCGCGGAGGCGACGCGCGACTTCTCCCCCGCCGCGCTCGCCTACAACGCCATGGGTTACACGGCGGGCCTGGGCCGCATGCATGGGCTGTCCCACCGCTACTTCCGCCGCGCCACCTCCGCGCGCTCCCCCATCACCGACGTCGTCCAGGGCTCCTACCACCTGACGTTCGGCCGCTGGGACGAGGGCATGGCGCAGGTGGAGCAGGGCATCGGCGAGGCCCGCATCATCAATGACCGGCTCACCGTGTGCACCGGCCTGGAGGTGCTGGGCATGGGGCTGGAGATGGCGCGTGAGCCGGGTGCCGCCCAGTACGTGCGCGAGTCCATGCTGCGGGTGGCCCAGGAGGCCTCCAACGTCGTCAACGCCATGTGGGCCCTCACGGAGATGGCGCCCACGCTGCTGCAGCTCGACCGGCTGGACGAGGCGGTGGAGCGGCTGCGCGAGGCGGAGGCGCTGGTGCCCCGGGCGGACCCGCTCACCGTGCTGCGCTACCACTGCAACGCGGCGCTCGTCTCCCAGCGCACGGGCGAGCACGGCCGCGTCCTGGCCCACGCGCGCGAGGCCCTGCGCATGCTGCGCAAGCGCCCCCTGGTGGTGTGGTCCGACCTCACCTCCCTGAGCGCACTGGTGCAGGCGTGCCTGGAGCTCTGGGAGGAGGCGCGCACCGCCGGGGAGGCCCTGGCCACCGAGCCGAGGGCCCTGGCCATCGAGTCCCTCCAGGTGCTGCGCAAGGCGAGCAGGCTCTACCCCGTCGCCCTCAGCCGCGCCGCCCGCCTCGAGGGGACGAGGGCCTGGCTGGAGGGCAGGTCAGACCGGGCCCATACCCTGTGGCAACGTGCCATCGACCACGCGCGCACCTGGCGCATGCCCACCGACGAGGGCCTCGCCCACGCCGAGCTGGCCCGGTGCGTCACCGAGCCCGCCCTCCGCGCCTCGCACGCGGCCCAGGCCCGCCAGGTCTTCGAGCGGCTGGGAGCCACGGGCTCGCTGCGGGCACTGGACTCATGGGAACGTCCTTCGCACACCCGACCTGAGACGGTCCCCGAATCGTCCGCCCTGTGA
- a CDS encoding oxygenase MpaB family protein, with amino-acid sequence MPPNLWTHEFMNEMRTKADPLADSVIERLFTEGKVDAVNHLMRTLVENDDLPSARLPPYVVEYLAQTKASVPRLDPERLRAGQELFDLFGPEVMMILGFYSLPAAYAARKGVQVLYRTGFLQKRPVRRVFETAQMVVDVMTEGGLEPDGRGVCTTQKVRLMHAAIRYMIRHDAANPWDAEELGEPINQEDLAGTLMTFSYVVLEGMKALHIELTPEQQEAWLYAWVGVGRIIGLDERLLPANVEEARQLTFLIRQRQVEFSPEGVAMTAALLEGMKKLTPDILDGLPASMVHFFLDQDQWQGLNVADMLQVPRPDWTAIIPHAIKHIADLTDWVGDNTFVAARLLRFVSKDIVEGMLLVERGGQRTPFYIPEHLQDSWKVKPGVRARNAQRRAEQGAPTGNDSNKKVA; translated from the coding sequence ATGCCACCGAACCTCTGGACCCACGAGTTCATGAACGAGATGCGGACGAAGGCGGATCCACTCGCCGATTCCGTCATCGAACGGTTGTTCACCGAGGGCAAGGTGGACGCGGTCAACCACCTGATGCGGACCCTGGTCGAGAACGACGACCTGCCCTCCGCCCGGCTGCCGCCCTACGTGGTGGAGTACCTCGCCCAGACGAAGGCGTCGGTGCCGCGGTTGGACCCCGAGAGGCTGCGCGCGGGCCAGGAGCTCTTCGACCTGTTCGGACCCGAGGTGATGATGATCCTCGGCTTCTACTCGCTGCCGGCGGCCTACGCGGCGCGCAAGGGCGTGCAGGTGCTCTACCGCACCGGCTTCCTCCAGAAGCGCCCCGTGCGGCGCGTCTTCGAGACGGCCCAGATGGTGGTGGACGTGATGACCGAGGGCGGCCTGGAGCCCGACGGCCGGGGCGTGTGCACCACGCAGAAGGTGCGGCTGATGCACGCGGCCATCCGCTACATGATCCGCCACGACGCGGCGAACCCCTGGGACGCGGAGGAGTTGGGCGAGCCCATCAACCAGGAGGACCTGGCGGGCACGCTGATGACGTTCTCCTACGTGGTGCTCGAGGGCATGAAGGCGCTCCACATCGAGCTCACCCCGGAGCAGCAGGAGGCCTGGCTGTACGCGTGGGTGGGGGTGGGGCGCATCATCGGCCTGGACGAGCGGCTGCTGCCGGCCAACGTGGAGGAGGCGCGCCAGCTCACCTTCCTCATCCGCCAGCGGCAGGTGGAGTTCTCGCCCGAGGGCGTGGCGATGACGGCCGCGCTGCTCGAGGGCATGAAGAAGCTCACGCCGGACATCCTGGATGGGCTGCCGGCGAGCATGGTGCACTTCTTCCTGGACCAGGACCAATGGCAGGGCCTGAACGTGGCGGACATGCTGCAGGTGCCCAGGCCGGACTGGACGGCCATCATCCCCCACGCCATCAAGCACATCGCGGACCTGACGGATTGGGTGGGTGACAACACCTTCGTGGCGGCGAGGCTGCTGCGCTTCGTCAGCAAGGACATCGTCGAGGGGATGCTGCTGGTGGAGCGCGGAGGCCAGCGCACGCCCTTCTACATCCCGGAGCACCTGCAGGACAGCTGGAAGGTCAAGCCGGGCGTGCGCGCCCGGAACGCGCAGCGCCGGGCCGAGCAGGGCGCGCCCACCGGAAACGACTCCAACAAGAAGGTCGCCTGA
- a CDS encoding transmembrane-type terpene cyclase, with the protein MHPTFSAEHVRGGPFDPLAWFNIIGEIGCVFWVVAYFFMIRQSFKDKAYGLPMVAICMNLAWEFLASWVIPNPVPLWHFFDRVWFFVDLVIVYQLFRYGRELQTIPEIQRNLYPIIVGTTALSGFGLYAFYVQYHDMLGLMGAFMINLVMSVTFIFFAFSRRHQGGRGLSVPGAWFKMLGTLGTSIECHYVIGLTQDWLGGLNFLTFLCLSIFLFDCLYIYVVTKAVKATAQQPEPVPAERTPALAVA; encoded by the coding sequence ATGCATCCTACTTTCAGTGCCGAGCACGTTCGCGGCGGGCCGTTCGATCCGCTCGCCTGGTTCAACATCATCGGGGAGATCGGCTGCGTCTTCTGGGTGGTGGCCTACTTCTTCATGATCCGCCAGTCCTTCAAGGACAAGGCCTACGGCCTGCCCATGGTGGCCATCTGCATGAACCTGGCCTGGGAGTTCCTGGCCTCGTGGGTCATCCCCAATCCGGTGCCGCTGTGGCACTTCTTCGACCGGGTGTGGTTCTTCGTGGACCTGGTCATCGTCTACCAGCTGTTCCGCTACGGCCGGGAGCTGCAGACGATTCCGGAGATTCAACGCAACCTCTACCCCATCATCGTCGGGACCACGGCGCTGTCGGGCTTCGGCCTGTATGCCTTCTACGTGCAGTACCACGACATGCTGGGGCTGATGGGCGCGTTCATGATCAACCTCGTCATGAGCGTGACGTTCATCTTCTTCGCCTTCTCGCGCCGGCATCAGGGCGGGCGCGGGCTGTCGGTGCCCGGGGCGTGGTTCAAGATGCTGGGCACGCTGGGCACCTCCATCGAGTGCCACTACGTGATTGGCCTGACGCAGGACTGGCTCGGCGGGCTGAACTTCCTCACCTTCCTGTGCCTCTCCATCTTCCTGTTCGACTGCCTCTACATCTACGTGGTGACGAAGGCGGTGAAGGCGACGGCGCAGCAGCCGGAGCCGGTGCCGGCGGAGCGGACCCCGGCCCTGGCCGTGGCCTGA